Proteins from a genomic interval of Sphingobacterium lactis:
- a CDS encoding YicC/YloC family endoribonuclease, producing MIKSMTGYGIGSAENANVKYTVEIKSLNSKFLELNLRLPKAVSDKELFLRGESSKLIERGKVNINISTEYVNQTAKAANINAELLKAYYQQLASIANELGDKNQQLFEMALNMPEVISHDDEVVEEEGKVLVDAFHQAVKKFNQFRSDEGAVLKQDLEHRVSLILSHLTEVEGVEGSRIPLIRERINQYMEEAVGKENVDMNRFEQELVFYIEKLDITEEKVRLRSHCNYFIEALNSQDSNGKKLGFISQEMGREINTLGSKANNAQIQQIVVKMKDELEKIKEQLLNVL from the coding sequence ATGATAAAATCAATGACAGGCTATGGTATCGGTTCGGCAGAAAATGCCAACGTGAAGTATACCGTAGAAATCAAGTCCCTCAACTCGAAATTCTTGGAGTTAAACCTCCGTCTGCCGAAGGCGGTGTCCGATAAGGAATTGTTCCTTCGCGGCGAAAGCAGCAAGCTTATCGAACGCGGTAAGGTCAATATCAATATTTCCACTGAATATGTGAACCAAACGGCGAAAGCCGCGAATATCAATGCGGAGCTTTTGAAAGCCTACTATCAGCAATTGGCATCAATCGCTAATGAATTGGGCGATAAGAATCAGCAGCTCTTTGAAATGGCATTGAATATGCCGGAAGTTATCAGTCATGATGATGAGGTGGTTGAAGAAGAGGGTAAGGTACTGGTGGATGCATTCCATCAGGCTGTTAAGAAATTCAACCAGTTCCGCTCGGATGAAGGCGCTGTGCTGAAGCAGGACCTGGAACACCGTGTCAGTTTGATTTTATCCCACCTGACCGAAGTGGAAGGCGTGGAAGGTAGCCGCATCCCTTTGATCCGCGAACGTATCAACCAATATATGGAAGAAGCGGTCGGCAAGGAGAATGTGGATATGAACCGTTTTGAGCAAGAGTTGGTGTTCTATATCGAGAAATTGGACATTACCGAAGAGAAGGTTCGCTTACGTAGCCACTGCAACTATTTTATCGAGGCATTGAACAGCCAGGATTCCAACGGTAAGAAATTGGGCTTTATCTCCCAGGAGATGGGCCGTGAGATCAATACCTTGGGTTCGAAGGCCAATAATGCACAGATCCAACAGATCGTCGTGAAGATGAAGGATGAATTGGAGAAAATTAAGGAACAATTATTAAACGTATTATAG
- a CDS encoding DedA family protein codes for MELLSNLIDFILHIDKHLIDITQSYQAWTYLILFLIIFAETGLVVTPFLPGDSVLFAMGALIAKPETGLSLWVMLFLLIAAAILGDFVNYEIGKHFGNRVFRKDSRIFKPAYLEKTQAFYEKYGLKTIIYARFVPIVRTFAPFVAGIVKMPYSKFGLYNIVGGILWVTLFLVGGFFFGQISFVKNNFSIVVLAIIGISLLPALIEIFRERFNKKKTL; via the coding sequence ATGGAACTATTAAGTAATCTTATCGACTTTATCCTGCACATCGATAAGCACCTCATCGATATTACCCAATCCTATCAGGCTTGGACATACCTGATCCTCTTTCTGATCATCTTCGCTGAAACGGGACTGGTGGTAACACCTTTTCTTCCCGGAGATTCCGTACTGTTCGCCATGGGGGCCTTGATCGCCAAGCCCGAAACAGGGCTGAGCCTATGGGTAATGCTTTTTCTATTGATTGCCGCGGCGATCCTCGGCGATTTTGTCAATTATGAGATCGGTAAGCATTTCGGAAATCGCGTCTTTCGAAAGGACTCCCGCATCTTCAAACCCGCCTATCTGGAGAAAACACAGGCATTCTATGAAAAGTATGGTTTGAAAACCATTATCTATGCGCGCTTTGTGCCTATCGTAAGAACGTTTGCCCCCTTTGTCGCCGGCATCGTCAAAATGCCGTATTCGAAATTCGGCCTCTACAATATCGTGGGAGGAATATTATGGGTGACCCTCTTCTTGGTGGGCGGATTCTTTTTCGGGCAGATCTCCTTTGTCAAGAACAATTTTTCCATTGTTGTGCTGGCAATTATCGGCATTTCCCTGCTTCCTGCCCTGATTGAAATCTTTCGGGAAAGGTTCAATAAAAAGAAGACCCTATAG
- a CDS encoding CsbD family protein: MDKLDLKGKWNELKGKIKQQYADWTDDDLAYEEGKDDELLGKLQQKLGKSREEVVDWLNKLG, from the coding sequence ATGGACAAATTAGATTTAAAAGGAAAGTGGAACGAATTAAAAGGTAAAATCAAACAACAGTACGCAGATTGGACTGATGATGATTTAGCTTATGAAGAAGGAAAAGACGACGAGTTATTAGGTAAATTACAACAGAAACTTGGTAAATCAAGAGAAGAAGTAGTTGACTGGTTGAACAAACTAGGCTAA
- the nadD gene encoding nicotinate (nicotinamide) nucleotide adenylyltransferase — MSKVGLFFGSFNPIHIGHLIIANYMANYTSLDEVWFVVSPQNPFKEKKSLGNMYDRMEMVELAIAGADNLRASDIEFNLPQPSYTIDTLVHLAEKHPNKEFLLIMGEDNLQGFMKWKNAEIILRDYKIVVYPRPGYDGGELKNHPSIQMTDTPVMELSSTFLRQAIKDGRSVKFYTPDAVIDFIDKKGLYS; from the coding sequence ATGAGTAAGGTTGGATTATTCTTCGGGTCATTCAACCCGATTCATATCGGGCACCTCATTATTGCCAATTACATGGCCAATTACACATCCTTGGATGAGGTTTGGTTCGTGGTCTCCCCACAAAATCCCTTTAAGGAGAAAAAGAGCCTTGGCAATATGTACGATCGGATGGAAATGGTGGAACTGGCGATTGCCGGTGCCGATAACCTCCGCGCCAGTGATATCGAATTTAACCTTCCCCAACCCTCCTATACCATTGATACGCTGGTGCACCTGGCGGAAAAACACCCGAACAAGGAGTTTCTCCTGATCATGGGTGAAGATAACCTGCAGGGCTTTATGAAATGGAAGAATGCCGAAATTATCCTCCGAGATTATAAGATCGTGGTCTATCCACGTCCGGGTTATGATGGAGGTGAGCTCAAGAATCACCCTTCCATTCAGATGACCGATACGCCGGTGATGGAGCTGTCCTCAACCTTCCTGCGGCAGGCCATTAAAGATGGACGGTCCGTGAAGTTCTATACCCCTGATGCGGTTATCGATTTTATAGATAAAAAAGGATTGTATTCGTAA
- the gmk gene encoding guanylate kinase — protein MSGKLLIFSAPSGAGKTTIVRRILEKHADKFCFSISASTREPRGTEKDGEDYYFISKEDFLHKVAKHEFIEFEEVYSGTFYGTLRSEVERIWEQGKHVIFDIDVIGGLRLKSKFPEQALSIFVNPPSLEILKERLTGRGTDSEEKLKERFAKAELELSYADKFDVILQNNDLETACAEAEKLVLEFINT, from the coding sequence ATGAGTGGTAAGCTTTTGATATTCTCAGCTCCTTCGGGTGCGGGCAAAACAACAATTGTGCGCAGAATCTTGGAGAAGCATGCCGATAAGTTCTGTTTTTCCATTTCCGCCAGCACGCGCGAACCGCGAGGTACAGAAAAGGATGGTGAGGACTATTACTTTATCTCAAAAGAAGATTTCCTGCACAAGGTTGCCAAGCATGAGTTCATCGAATTTGAAGAAGTATATTCCGGAACATTCTATGGGACGCTCCGTTCCGAGGTGGAACGCATCTGGGAACAGGGCAAGCACGTCATCTTTGATATCGATGTGATCGGTGGATTGCGCCTGAAATCGAAGTTTCCTGAACAGGCCCTTTCGATCTTCGTGAACCCACCATCGTTGGAAATATTGAAGGAACGCCTGACCGGGCGTGGTACCGATTCGGAAGAGAAGTTGAAGGAACGCTTTGCCAAAGCTGAGCTTGAGCTTAGCTATGCGGATAAATTCGATGTTATCCTGCAGAACAATGACCTGGAAACGGCATGTGCAGAAGCAGAAAAACTGGTCCTTGAATTTATCAATACCTAG
- a CDS encoding DedA family protein: MDIIYALIDFILHIDDHLVEIVNNYQTWTYLILFLIIFAETGLVVTPFLPGDSLLFATGAIIAKPETDLNILFMWVLLMVAGILGDLVNYHIGKYIGPKAFSGKYKFLKKEYLEKTEKFYDKYGGKTIIYARFVPIVRTFAPFVAGVGSMSYAKFASYNVIGAILWVTSFLFIGYFFGGLPIIKDNFTIVVFAIIILSILPPIVEVAREKYGKKKGAE; the protein is encoded by the coding sequence TTGGATATAATCTACGCGCTAATTGACTTTATCCTCCATATCGATGATCATTTGGTGGAAATCGTCAATAACTATCAGACCTGGACTTATTTGATCCTTTTCCTGATTATTTTTGCAGAAACCGGATTGGTGGTAACCCCTTTCCTACCCGGTGATTCCCTACTGTTTGCCACAGGAGCCATTATTGCGAAACCGGAAACCGACCTGAATATTTTGTTTATGTGGGTGCTGTTGATGGTTGCGGGTATCCTTGGCGATTTGGTGAATTACCATATCGGTAAATATATCGGTCCTAAGGCCTTTTCCGGCAAATACAAGTTCCTGAAAAAGGAATACCTGGAGAAAACAGAGAAGTTCTACGATAAATACGGCGGCAAGACCATCATCTATGCCCGTTTCGTGCCGATCGTGCGTACTTTCGCTCCATTTGTGGCCGGTGTGGGAAGCATGTCCTATGCGAAATTTGCATCCTACAACGTAATCGGTGCCATCCTTTGGGTGACCTCATTCCTGTTCATCGGATATTTCTTCGGCGGTCTGCCGATCATTAAAGATAACTTTACGATAGTAGTCTTCGCGATTATTATCCTATCCATATTGCCGCCGATCGTTGAAGTGGCAAGAGAAAAATACGGAAAGAAAAAAGGAGCTGAATAA
- a CDS encoding gliding motility lipoprotein GldH, translated as MVKLFTTALLIFLLASCQEGAFFEKNTVIPNMLWDYDFQPQYTIDVDDKQARYDIFVNIRHNAYYPYHNLFLLLHEKGKGLRDTAFRYELQLAEDEGKWLGNSAGNLYEQSALVKENVSFPDTGKYTLSLEHNMHENPLRGINDVGIKIIKK; from the coding sequence ATGGTTAAGTTATTCACAACAGCATTATTGATCTTCCTGTTGGCGTCCTGCCAAGAAGGCGCTTTTTTTGAAAAAAATACCGTAATCCCAAACATGCTTTGGGATTACGATTTTCAGCCACAGTACACCATTGATGTGGATGATAAGCAAGCCCGCTACGACATCTTCGTGAATATCCGTCACAACGCCTATTATCCCTACCATAACCTCTTTCTGCTGTTGCATGAAAAGGGAAAGGGCCTCCGCGATACGGCCTTTCGGTATGAACTTCAGTTGGCCGAAGATGAGGGCAAATGGCTGGGTAACTCCGCCGGTAATCTCTATGAACAATCCGCACTGGTCAAGGAAAACGTTTCTTTCCCCGATACCGGGAAATATACCTTATCCCTGGAGCATAACATGCACGAAAATCCATTGCGGGGCATCAATGATGTCGGTATTAAGATCATAAAGAAATAG
- a CDS encoding PSP1 domain-containing protein translates to MTSGCNKLDVYDWLVDMDLPSNYKPFDIVEVRFKGSRKEFFVNTDNIYLEMGEMVAVEPNTGGYDIGHVSLTGELVRLQLKKNNVKPEDVVKKIYRKASENDVAKYNLAKDLEWETMHRARNLALELGLSMKISDVDYQGDKTKATFYYTAEGRVDFRELIKRMAEAFRIRIEMRQIGMRQEASRLGGIGSCGRELCCSTWLTDFKTVSTSAARYQNLSLNTLKLAGQCGKLKCCLNYELDSYMDALKDIPNNIDRIETFSGIAYLQKTDIFKKTMWFSYPGAESWIPLHASKVKELAALNAEGKKAQDLASPEKEETPKAVAPDYENVVGQDSLTRLDDRNRKKKKRKPKKANPSNRGDNQQKNTAEGAPRPKQEPRENRNQPAGQQRSKEANANPGEQQGQQGQRSNNNNRRRQQNRNRRNNNNRNNDSKSEG, encoded by the coding sequence ATGACCAGCGGATGTAATAAATTGGATGTTTACGATTGGTTGGTCGATATGGACCTTCCATCTAACTATAAACCTTTTGATATTGTAGAAGTTCGTTTTAAAGGCTCCCGTAAGGAGTTTTTCGTGAATACGGATAATATTTACCTTGAAATGGGCGAGATGGTCGCCGTAGAGCCCAATACGGGTGGCTACGACATTGGCCATGTTTCCCTAACGGGTGAATTGGTCCGTCTACAACTAAAGAAGAACAACGTTAAACCTGAGGACGTTGTTAAAAAGATCTACCGCAAGGCATCTGAGAATGATGTGGCGAAGTATAATCTTGCCAAGGATTTGGAATGGGAGACCATGCACCGTGCCAGGAACCTGGCCTTGGAGCTTGGCCTATCCATGAAGATTTCCGATGTGGATTATCAAGGCGATAAGACGAAGGCTACCTTCTACTATACGGCGGAAGGGCGTGTGGATTTTAGGGAATTGATCAAGCGGATGGCGGAAGCTTTCCGGATACGGATCGAAATGCGCCAGATCGGTATGCGCCAGGAGGCGAGTCGCCTCGGTGGTATCGGTTCGTGTGGGCGCGAGCTGTGCTGTTCGACCTGGTTGACGGATTTTAAAACCGTCTCCACTTCTGCGGCACGCTATCAGAACCTATCCTTGAACACCCTGAAATTGGCCGGTCAATGTGGTAAGCTGAAATGTTGCCTGAACTATGAGTTGGACAGTTATATGGATGCCCTCAAGGATATCCCGAATAACATCGATCGCATCGAGACCTTTTCGGGTATAGCCTATCTGCAGAAAACGGATATTTTCAAGAAGACCATGTGGTTCTCCTATCCGGGTGCAGAAAGTTGGATTCCATTGCACGCCTCAAAGGTGAAGGAATTGGCGGCATTGAATGCCGAGGGCAAAAAAGCACAAGATCTTGCTTCTCCTGAGAAGGAAGAGACACCGAAAGCTGTGGCTCCGGATTATGAAAACGTAGTCGGCCAGGATAGCCTGACCCGTCTTGACGACAGAAACAGAAAGAAGAAAAAGCGCAAGCCCAAAAAGGCAAATCCGTCTAACAGAGGCGACAACCAGCAGAAAAACACGGCCGAAGGAGCGCCAAGACCGAAACAGGAACCGCGTGAAAACCGCAATCAACCTGCAGGGCAGCAACGCTCGAAGGAAGCCAATGCAAATCCTGGCGAGCAGCAGGGCCAACAAGGTCAGCGCAGTAACAATAACAACCGCCGTAGGCAACAGAATAGAAACAGAAGAAACAACAATAACAGGAACAACGATTCTAAATCCGAAGGTTAA
- a CDS encoding CAP domain-containing protein: MRYLVFALFLWVQPLFAQRINVDRGEAKKAYHYLNDFRMNPKKHGRAIRVNNLRGVTQTRLVWNPTLAKVAEERAKDMARRNYFDHTDPDGYGPNYHINKAGYTLNPDWLKKRSTNNFESIGAGHPTAVDGIKSFIIGKGSPGFMHRKHMLGLDDWNASLQDVGIGFVRVKRGKGYATYLCVIIAKHDW, translated from the coding sequence ATGCGATATCTTGTATTTGCCCTATTCCTGTGGGTTCAGCCCTTATTTGCCCAGCGCATCAACGTTGACCGTGGAGAAGCCAAGAAGGCCTACCACTACCTGAACGACTTTCGGATGAATCCGAAGAAACATGGCCGCGCCATCCGAGTGAACAACCTGCGCGGGGTTACCCAGACCCGGTTGGTCTGGAACCCGACTTTGGCCAAGGTGGCCGAAGAGCGTGCCAAGGATATGGCTCGGCGCAATTATTTTGACCATACCGATCCAGATGGCTATGGTCCCAATTACCACATCAACAAGGCAGGCTATACCCTGAACCCCGATTGGTTGAAGAAGCGCAGCACCAATAATTTCGAGTCCATCGGTGCGGGACACCCGACCGCAGTGGACGGCATCAAATCCTTTATCATCGGAAAGGGTTCTCCGGGCTTTATGCACCGGAAGCACATGCTGGGGCTGGATGACTGGAATGCATCCCTGCAAGATGTGGGGATCGGTTTCGTGCGCGTGAAACGGGGAAAGGGCTATGCGACCTACCTCTGTGTGATCATCGCAAAACATGATTGGTAA
- the dnaN gene encoding DNA polymerase III subunit beta — translation MRFIVSTSILLKQLQAISGASSSSTVLPILENFLFEIKDNILTISATDLQTSMVTNLQIEAKEEGRVAMPSKILIETLKTLPDQPVAFSVDTNTLAIEISAGDGKYKLSGENADDFPKIPVIENISTVNIPAAVLLEAINKTIFAVSNDELRPAMSGVLVQLAEQSTTFVATDAHKLVRYRRTDVGAEKPTSIILPKKALALLKSSLPSDDVNVSIEYNNTNAFFQFGNINLICRLIDERYPDYEAVIPRLNPNKLTVDRSLFLNTLRRVVIFANKTTHQVRLKISGSELHISAEDLDFSNEAHERLSCQFEGEDMEIGFNAKFLVEMLNNLACEEVVLEMSTPNRAGLLVPAIKEDHEDVLMLVMPVMLNNI, via the coding sequence ATGAGATTCATAGTATCAACCTCTATATTACTTAAGCAATTACAGGCGATTAGCGGTGCTTCAAGTTCCAGTACCGTATTACCTATCTTAGAGAACTTTCTTTTCGAAATCAAGGACAATATCCTAACAATTTCAGCTACTGATTTGCAGACCAGTATGGTTACGAATTTGCAGATCGAGGCGAAAGAGGAAGGTCGCGTGGCGATGCCTTCCAAGATCTTGATAGAAACGTTGAAAACTTTACCGGATCAGCCGGTAGCATTTTCGGTTGATACCAATACATTGGCGATAGAGATCAGTGCGGGTGACGGTAAATATAAATTGAGCGGCGAAAATGCGGATGATTTTCCGAAGATTCCCGTAATCGAGAATATTTCCACCGTTAACATCCCTGCTGCTGTGCTTCTGGAAGCCATCAATAAAACAATCTTTGCGGTTTCCAATGATGAGCTGCGCCCAGCAATGTCTGGTGTGCTGGTGCAATTGGCGGAACAGTCCACAACATTTGTGGCAACCGATGCCCATAAATTGGTGCGCTATCGCCGTACCGATGTAGGTGCTGAAAAACCGACATCCATTATCTTGCCGAAGAAAGCATTGGCACTTTTGAAGTCATCCCTGCCTTCAGACGATGTGAATGTTTCCATTGAATACAACAACACGAACGCATTCTTCCAGTTCGGAAATATCAACCTGATCTGTCGCTTGATCGATGAGCGCTATCCAGATTATGAAGCGGTAATTCCACGCCTGAACCCAAATAAACTGACTGTTGACCGTTCCTTGTTCCTGAATACCCTACGCCGTGTCGTAATCTTCGCGAACAAAACCACACATCAGGTACGTTTGAAAATCTCAGGAAGCGAATTGCACATCTCTGCTGAAGATTTGGATTTCTCCAATGAGGCACATGAACGCTTAAGCTGTCAATTTGAGGGCGAAGACATGGAAATCGGCTTCAATGCGAAATTCTTGGTGGAAATGTTGAACAACCTGGCTTGCGAAGAGGTGGTACTGGAAATGAGTACGCCAAACCGTGCCGGTCTATTGGTTCCTGCGATCAAGGAAGACCATGAAGATGTATTAATGTTGGTGATGCCAGTGATGTTGAACAATATTTAA
- a CDS encoding ATP-binding protein, with product MQFKNIVGHEALKQQLLSTVQENRVSHAQLFLGPEGSGNLALAHAYAQYINCEHKLPDDSCGNCPSCLKYEKIIHPDLHFSFPFFAKGSGETASTYMEDWRKAFLDNPYMSLNYWRNQLDAENKQANINIAEAHDIIKKLSLKAFEAEYKVLIMWLPEYLDTQGNALLKLIEEPPAKTLFLLVPENQDKILNTIISRTQLVKVNKLSHDELTQYLINVKQVDVNRANEIAFIADGNMQSALEQLQEESNTNFDLLIRWLRCIVTDSGLNIIQMCDEEFSKLGRENQKLFLIYAINILRQIVLLNQGLDQLVFLKDAELEFVQKFSEITTLDKLQVAIEQLEKTHYSVERNANPKILFLDLSLQLVLLFKYNTFPQGTQYI from the coding sequence ATGCAATTTAAAAACATCGTAGGCCACGAGGCACTCAAGCAGCAGCTTTTGTCGACGGTTCAGGAAAACCGGGTTAGTCACGCACAACTTTTTTTGGGCCCTGAGGGATCGGGGAACCTGGCTCTTGCCCATGCCTATGCGCAATACATCAACTGTGAGCATAAACTGCCGGATGATAGTTGCGGGAATTGCCCGTCCTGCCTGAAGTACGAGAAGATCATCCATCCGGATCTGCACTTTTCCTTTCCCTTTTTCGCAAAGGGTTCCGGAGAAACGGCATCGACCTATATGGAGGATTGGCGGAAGGCCTTTTTGGATAACCCCTACATGAGCCTGAACTATTGGCGTAACCAACTGGATGCGGAGAATAAACAGGCCAATATCAATATCGCCGAGGCACACGATATCATCAAGAAACTGAGCTTGAAGGCTTTTGAGGCGGAATACAAAGTCTTGATCATGTGGCTTCCCGAATATTTGGATACCCAAGGGAATGCCCTGCTGAAACTGATCGAGGAGCCGCCGGCAAAGACACTCTTCCTGTTGGTGCCGGAGAATCAGGATAAGATCCTGAATACGATCATCTCTCGTACACAATTGGTGAAGGTGAACAAGCTTTCCCACGATGAGCTGACGCAGTACCTGATCAATGTGAAGCAGGTAGACGTCAATCGGGCGAACGAGATTGCCTTTATTGCGGACGGCAATATGCAGTCGGCATTGGAGCAGCTTCAAGAGGAGTCGAACACGAATTTCGACCTGCTGATCCGGTGGTTGCGCTGTATTGTTACCGATTCGGGATTGAACATCATCCAGATGTGCGACGAGGAATTCAGCAAACTGGGCCGTGAGAACCAAAAGCTGTTCCTGATCTATGCGATCAATATCCTGCGGCAGATTGTCCTGCTGAACCAGGGACTGGACCAATTGGTCTTCCTGAAGGATGCCGAGTTGGAATTTGTGCAGAAGTTCAGTGAGATTACGACGTTGGATAAGCTCCAGGTAGCGATTGAGCAGCTGGAGAAAACGCATTATTCTGTTGAAAGAAATGCAAATCCTAAAATATTATTTTTAGATTTATCTTTGCAGTTAGTTTTACTATTTAAATACAATACGTTCCCACAGGGAACTCAATATATATAA